A region from the uncultured Draconibacterium sp. genome encodes:
- a CDS encoding V-type ATP synthase subunit A, producing MATTGKVAGIIANLVTVQVDGPVAQNEICYIHHCGVDLMAEVIRIGTEHVYIQVFESTRGLKTGTVVEFTGHMLEATLGPGILSKNFDGLQHDLDKMQGIFLQKGDYTHPLEEDKNWSFKPLVQVGEEVVAGSWLGEVKENWIAHKIMVPFTFKGSYTIKEMVNAGDYKINDTIAVLTNEHGDEKSVSMAQKWPVKIPIKAYKNKPRPAKFLETGIRVIDSITPIVEGGTGFIPGPFGTGKTVLQHALSKQADADMIVVAACGERANEVVEIFAEFPKLDDPRTGRKLMERTSIIANTSNMPVAAREASVYTAMTIAEYYRSMGLKVLLLADSTSRWAQALREMSNRMEELPGPDAFPMDLPAIISNFYSRAGFVHLNNGETGSVTFIGTVSPAGGNLKEPVTEATKKAARCFYALSQKRADSKRYPAIDAVESYSKYLEYPEYQEYVSKVISPDWVNNILQARNFLICGKEAYEQINILGDDGVPIEYHETFWKSEVIDFVILQQDAFDKVDASTPINRQKYMLNLVLKISSTNFQFVKFEEVNPYFKKIINVLKQMNYSEFESQQFRKFEKELANIIKEKAVAENQQIVTTNV from the coding sequence ATGGCTACAACAGGTAAAGTTGCCGGAATAATAGCAAACCTCGTAACAGTTCAGGTTGATGGACCGGTTGCTCAAAATGAAATCTGCTACATCCATCACTGTGGCGTAGACCTAATGGCAGAAGTTATCCGCATTGGCACCGAACATGTTTATATACAAGTTTTTGAAAGCACACGCGGACTAAAAACCGGAACAGTTGTTGAATTTACCGGACACATGCTGGAAGCTACACTCGGTCCCGGAATATTATCGAAGAATTTTGATGGTTTGCAACACGACCTTGATAAAATGCAAGGCATATTTTTACAAAAAGGAGACTATACACATCCGCTGGAAGAAGATAAGAACTGGAGTTTTAAACCATTGGTCCAAGTTGGCGAAGAAGTTGTTGCAGGATCGTGGCTTGGAGAAGTTAAAGAAAACTGGATTGCACATAAAATAATGGTTCCCTTTACATTTAAAGGCAGCTACACGATTAAAGAGATGGTAAATGCCGGTGATTATAAAATTAACGACACCATTGCTGTACTTACTAACGAACATGGAGATGAAAAAAGTGTATCCATGGCACAAAAGTGGCCTGTTAAAATTCCGATAAAGGCCTACAAAAACAAGCCTCGACCTGCAAAATTTTTGGAAACCGGAATTCGTGTTATCGACAGTATAACACCCATTGTTGAAGGAGGTACCGGTTTTATTCCCGGCCCTTTTGGCACAGGAAAAACAGTGCTGCAACACGCCTTATCAAAACAAGCAGATGCTGATATGATTGTGGTAGCTGCCTGTGGCGAACGTGCCAACGAAGTGGTCGAGATTTTTGCCGAATTTCCGAAACTCGACGACCCCAGAACCGGCAGAAAGTTAATGGAACGTACAAGCATTATCGCCAACACCTCAAATATGCCGGTTGCTGCACGCGAAGCCTCGGTATATACTGCCATGACCATTGCCGAATATTACCGCTCGATGGGGTTGAAAGTGTTACTCCTGGCCGATTCTACCTCGCGATGGGCGCAGGCTCTGCGCGAAATGTCGAACAGAATGGAAGAGCTGCCAGGCCCTGATGCCTTCCCGATGGATCTTCCTGCGATAATTTCTAACTTTTACTCGCGTGCCGGTTTTGTGCACCTTAACAACGGAGAAACAGGTTCAGTTACTTTTATCGGTACCGTTTCGCCGGCAGGCGGAAACCTAAAAGAACCGGTTACCGAAGCGACAAAAAAAGCTGCACGTTGTTTTTATGCTTTATCGCAAAAAAGAGCCGACAGTAAACGCTATCCGGCCATTGATGCTGTTGAGAGTTATTCGAAGTACCTGGAATATCCTGAATACCAGGAATATGTGAGCAAAGTAATTTCGCCCGATTGGGTAAACAACATTTTGCAGGCACGAAATTTTCTTATTTGCGGAAAGGAAGCTTACGAGCAAATAAATATACTTGGCGACGATGGAGTACCCATTGAGTACCACGAAACCTTTTGGAAATCAGAAGTTATCGATTTTGTTATTCTGCAACAAGATGCCTTCGATAAAGTTGATGCTTCAACCCCCATAAACCGTCAAAAATACATGCTCAATTTGGTACTAAAAATAAGCAGCACCAACTTTCAGTTTGTAAAATTTGAAGAAGTAAACCCTTACTTCAAAAAAATTATAAATGTCTTAAAACAAATGAATTACTCGGAATTTGAGTCACAGCAGTTCAGAAAATTCGAAAAAGAATTAGCAAATATAATTAAAGAAAAGGCCGTTGCTGAAAACCAACAAATAGTAACAACAAACGTATGA
- a CDS encoding V-type ATP synthase subunit B yields MKTTAFQKIHTKIDQITKATCSLYASGVGNEEMAMVNNRLAQVVKIENNLVTLQVFSGTEGIPTNAEVVFLGHAPQLAVSDELAGRFFNAYGAPIDGGPLVHGIMTEIGGPSVNPVRRKQPSELIATGIAGIDLNNTLVTGQKIPFFADPDQPYNQVMAMVALRAKADKIILGGMGITNDDYLFFKNLFENAGAIDRIISFVNTTEDPPVERLLVPDMALTAAEYFAVEKNQNVLVLLTDMTLYADALSIVSNRMDQIPSKDSMPGSLYSDLAKLYEKAVQFPDGGSITIIAVTTLSGGDITHAIPDNTGYITEGQLFLRKETDIGKVIIDPFRSLSRLKQLVIGKKTREDHPRVMNAAIRLYADAANAKTKIENGFDLTDYDKRTISFAKDYANHLLAIDINIEINTMIDTAWKLFNKYFSNAETGIKANLVEKYGKTDEVKH; encoded by the coding sequence ATGAAAACAACAGCTTTTCAGAAAATACATACCAAGATTGATCAGATTACCAAAGCCACATGCTCCTTGTATGCAAGCGGAGTTGGCAACGAAGAAATGGCCATGGTTAACAATCGTCTTGCACAGGTTGTTAAAATTGAAAACAACCTGGTTACTCTGCAGGTATTTTCGGGTACCGAGGGGATCCCTACCAATGCCGAAGTTGTATTTTTGGGACATGCGCCACAACTGGCAGTTAGCGACGAACTGGCCGGAAGATTTTTTAATGCTTATGGAGCACCAATTGATGGAGGCCCGTTAGTTCATGGAATTATGACAGAAATTGGAGGGCCGTCGGTAAATCCGGTACGCCGCAAACAACCTTCGGAGCTCATTGCCACAGGAATTGCCGGTATCGACCTGAATAACACGCTGGTAACCGGTCAGAAAATACCGTTTTTTGCCGACCCCGACCAACCCTACAACCAGGTAATGGCCATGGTGGCATTGCGTGCCAAAGCCGATAAAATTATTTTGGGAGGAATGGGAATTACCAACGACGATTACCTCTTCTTTAAAAACCTGTTTGAAAATGCCGGGGCTATTGACCGTATTATAAGTTTTGTAAACACTACCGAAGACCCTCCGGTTGAGCGATTACTGGTGCCCGACATGGCCTTAACTGCCGCCGAATATTTTGCCGTGGAAAAAAACCAGAATGTTTTGGTTCTGCTAACCGATATGACCCTGTATGCCGATGCTTTAAGTATAGTATCGAACCGTATGGATCAGATACCATCAAAAGACAGCATGCCCGGCTCGTTATACAGCGATTTGGCAAAACTGTACGAAAAGGCGGTGCAGTTCCCCGATGGTGGATCAATCACCATTATTGCCGTTACCACCTTGTCGGGCGGCGATATAACCCATGCCATCCCCGATAACACCGGCTACATAACCGAAGGACAACTATTTCTGCGAAAAGAAACGGATATTGGGAAAGTCATTATCGATCCATTCAGAAGTTTATCACGTTTAAAGCAGCTGGTAATTGGTAAAAAAACACGCGAAGATCATCCACGGGTGATGAATGCAGCCATTAGGCTTTACGCTGATGCAGCCAATGCTAAAACAAAAATTGAAAATGGCTTTGACCTAACAGATTACGACAAACGCACAATCAGCTTTGCAAAAGACTATGCCAACCATCTGCTTGCCATTGATATTAATATTGAAATAAACACGATGATTGATACCGCCTGGAAATTATTTAACAAGTATTTCTCGAACGCCGAAACCGGCATAAAAGCCAATTTGGTAGAGAAATACGGTAAAACAGATGAAGTAAAACATTAA